The following proteins are encoded in a genomic region of Arachis stenosperma cultivar V10309 chromosome 4, arast.V10309.gnm1.PFL2, whole genome shotgun sequence:
- the LOC130975872 gene encoding protein GLUTAMINE DUMPER 6-like has protein sequence MRTTPSSSSSNNSTTLTDSANDLRNFHSPTPYLFGGLALMLLLIAVSLLILACSFKKKYSSSSNNSSPSGSVEENNNNKSTKIVMDLEPKIVVIMAGETNPTYLAQPVISSVVTTTVTAATTASYSENQTPLN, from the coding sequence ATGAGAACTactccatcatcatcatcatcaaacaacTCAACAACTTTGACAGATTCAGCAAATGATTTGAGAAACTTCCATTCTCCAACTCCTTACTTGTTCGGTGGGTTAGCACTCATGCTGCTACTCATAGCGGTATCGCTACTCATCCTAGCTTGTTCTTTCAAAAAGaaatattcttcttcttctaataaTTCTTCACCTTCTGGTAGCgttgaagaaaataataataataaatcaacaaaaatagTGATGGATTTAGAGCCTAAAATTGTTGTGATTATGGCCGGTGAGACTAACCCTACTTATTTGGCTCAACCGGTTATTTCATCAGTAGTTACAACCACAGTCACAGCTGCAACTACTGCAAGTTACTCGGAAAACCAAACTCCTTTAAACTAA